In the Gammaproteobacteria bacterium genome, AGCAAGACTCAGCGCTTTCTGCCCATCCGTCGCAGCGACAATATTGTATTCGTTGCGCAGCACCGAAATAAGCACCTGTATATTGGTGGGAACGTCATCGACAATAAGAATCGTTTTACGAGCTTGGTCAGTCATCTAAGATTCCAGACTACGTTTCAAATTCAGCAATTGTTTCCGTAAACCTTCACTATCAAATTCCATCTGGCGGACAACACACAAATTATAGGCGGCGAAATATCTGCTGCCCTTTAGCAAATAGCCGACACCATTGAGCTTTTCTTCAACAGCGACGACATCCTTGTCTATTACCCGCTCAATTTCTGCGATCATTTCCCTGACCTTATTCCTATCACCTTCTGCTAACTCAGCAGAATGCTCGGCATCCGACGATCGCTGCAGACTTTTCAACCCCAAGAGCACCCTTTCCAGCTCCAGATCAAATCGCCCGATCACCTCCGGCAACCCTACCTGATCTGAGCCGATTGCTTTTTCCAGCATCGCTGCTGCCACAAACAAACTTGTCATTCCCAAATTACCGGCCACGCCTTTCACGTTATGCACTATACCCTTGGCCTCGCTATATCGCCCACGTTCAATAAGCGAGTTTATTTCACTCATAACATTCACATGATGAGCAAAAAACTGCGCTAACAACCGACGATATAACGCTGCATTGTTTGCCACATTGGCCAAACCAGCAGCGTAATCCATCCCTGGCAACTCAATAATTTCGTCGTCATCGCCGCCATCCGTAACGTTTGGCGCAGCATCATCACCATACGACCGTTCTGGCAACCACGCTTCAAGTACCGCATATAATTCAGCCGCAACAATCGGCTTGGTCACATGTTCGCACATACCCGCAGCCAACGATTTATCTTTATCGCCATCCATCGCATGCGCTGTCATCGCCACAATCGGGATATGGCAATATTCAGACTGATCCAGAATATATCTGGCAGCATCAAGCCCGGAAACCTGGGGCATTTGAATATCCATCAAAATTAAATCTATTTCGTGTTGACGCAGAGATTCATACGCGACCAGTGCAGAATCCGCCAAAAACACATTCGCCCCCTTGGTTCGCAACAACTCTTCTGCTACCTGCAGATTTATCGAATTATCATCAACAACCAATATTCTAGAACCTCGAATATTTGGATAGTCTTTTTCTTCACGCACAGGAAACTTGTAATCTCTTATCGCTTGCCTTTGAATTTTGGCAACTCCAAATAATGCTAAGTTCAAAGATGCATACAGGGAATTAGGGGTATATGGTTTTACCAGCACACCATTGGCTCCGGATACCAAGCATTTGTCGCGCAATCGATCATCGCCATATGGGACAGTCACCAATATCTTTGACTCTGCAGATTTCTCACCAGCTCTGGCGCGTAATTTATTAACAATCGGGATTCCCTGCTTTTCCACGTCAACAACATCAACCAAAATTAAGACATGACTTTCCAAGTCCAAAATATTTAATTCGTTTACATCACTGACTACATCGCAACCAACACCAAGTCGCCGAAGTGCTTTGCGCATAATCTCTGCGGAAGACTGCTGATAGCTAATCAGCAACACCCTCTGTCCAGCCATATGTGCAGTTTTGTCTTCTGACTCATCAGATTGCACGTCGACATCCAGCCTTACTGGAATATCGACTTTAAATATTGAACCTTCTCCCGACTTACTATCCACCGAAATCGTTCCGCCCATCAATTCAACCAGGCTTTTACTAATCGCCAGCCCCAACCCCGTCCCTCCAAACCGACGAGATATTGAACCATCAACCTGAGTAAAACTCTTGAACAATTTCCCAGTTTCCATGTCACTCATACCAATGCCTGTATCACTGACGGAAAACGTCATCCAACACTCCCCATCTGCACATCCATGCTGCGATACAGACAGAATCACCTCTCCTTTCTCGGTAAACTTTATCGCATTATTGATAAGATTAATCAGCACCTGTTTGAGCCGGAGAGAGTCAACATAAATAACCCTTGGAACATCTGGACTAACATCTAAAAGAAACTCGATCTCTTTGCCTTTCAGCTTAAACACCGACAACATAACCAGCTCATCAAAAAACTCGTCGAGACTGCATTGATGCTCATCCAACTCCATTTTGGACGCCTCTATTTTTGAGAAATCCAGCACATCATCTAGAAGTGTCAATAAATTCTTTCCTGAAACCTCAATTTTGTTCAGATAATCCTTGATTCGCGAAGATGCATCCCCCTCTTTGGCTAAATACGCCAGATTAATAACAGCATTTAGCGGCGTTCTTATCTCATGACTTATATTCGCCAAAAACTCCGACTTTGCCTGCGTTGCTTTTTCAGCGACTTCTTTGGCCCTGATCAATTCAATTTCAACCTGTTTGCGCTCGGTGATATCCTTCGACACCCCCATCAGCATACTCATCTGACCATCGTTGGACGCCCCAAACAACGCAACAGTTTCCAAATATCTGATTTCACCGGAGGGTCGAATAATTCGGTGCTCAACACGAAAAGGGGTCTCGTTGAGAATGCTCGATTGCAAGGCATCTGCCAGCAGGTC is a window encoding:
- a CDS encoding response regulator produces the protein MYQLKIKHFIPITMLLLAIIAGVFNYLRAVESASSQIRQAALNDLRSNLSSIQEATEVLLRTGDLGAIKLYIASLATKEGHDISILTDASGAIISSTRLAYVGSQWRVIDQRFDENVVLSILSGQQIAVVEELVQGNKNGMVGYVRVCSGELASNVALKAQCGVLIHQIDISKQLKGANKLALQQVLEHLMGTVLALVLLMFVFHYVFTRRVEALLGTLRRIENGEERTRSDLAGQDELATISAGLNSMLDSVSDTKEQLKNREYQLAQAQRIGHVGSWLLNVVTNELQWSDEMYRIFGLKRQSWTVTFEEIMQRIHPNDADLLADALQSSILNETPFRVEHRIIRPSGEIRYLETVALFGASNDGQMSMLMGVSKDITERKQVEIELIRAKEVAEKATQAKSEFLANISHEIRTPLNAVINLAYLAKEGDASSRIKDYLNKIEVSGKNLLTLLDDVLDFSKIEASKMELDEHQCSLDEFFDELVMLSVFKLKGKEIEFLLDVSPDVPRVIYVDSLRLKQVLINLINNAIKFTEKGEVILSVSQHGCADGECWMTFSVSDTGIGMSDMETGKLFKSFTQVDGSISRRFGGTGLGLAISKSLVELMGGTISVDSKSGEGSIFKVDIPVRLDVDVQSDESEDKTAHMAGQRVLLISYQQSSAEIMRKALRRLGVGCDVVSDVNELNILDLESHVLILVDVVDVEKQGIPIVNKLRARAGEKSAESKILVTVPYGDDRLRDKCLVSGANGVLVKPYTPNSLYASLNLALFGVAKIQRQAIRDYKFPVREEKDYPNIRGSRILVVDDNSINLQVAEELLRTKGANVFLADSALVAYESLRQHEIDLILMDIQMPQVSGLDAARYILDQSEYCHIPIVAMTAHAMDGDKDKSLAAGMCEHVTKPIVAAELYAVLEAWLPERSYGDDAAPNVTDGGDDDEIIELPGMDYAAGLANVANNAALYRRLLAQFFAHHVNVMSEINSLIERGRYSEAKGIVHNVKGVAGNLGMTSLFVAAAMLEKAIGSDQVGLPEVIGRFDLELERVLLGLKSLQRSSDAEHSAELAEGDRNKVREMIAEIERVIDKDVVAVEEKLNGVGYLLKGSRYFAAYNLCVVRQMEFDSEGLRKQLLNLKRSLES